The genomic stretch AATGATCTATCATTTTGATATTATTGATAAGGTCAGTTTGCTTTGGCCCAAATATGAACTTTGAACTTTGTAACATAATCTGTATTTCACATGCGTTTCTAATTTTACTCACCAGTGTTCATCCGCAGGGTTCTCATCTGCTACTTTCAACTTGAAGGACAGTCtcacaaaaaatatgaataaaattataTGGAGATGCACAAGGTAGTAGGTTTTAGTTTCAATAATTAAATACTATGTCAAAAGTGTCTGAAGTGAGTGGTTGCAGCAAGAAGGGCATACGTAGGACAACGTAAAACATGCAAAATCTGCTGTGTGGATTATTCCACTGTGGTGACACCTGATAAAAAAGGGAAcaagctgagagagagagagagagagagagagagagagagagatgctaTTAGATAATAAAGAGCCAATAATGATTTAGTATAGGAAAATGTGATTATTCTCTCTGTATCTGTACTTTCCAAAATGTTGCAGCAGTTTCTCCAAATGTATGCACTGTATATCACCATTTCACAAGTTCTGGGTTGTTTGTCTAACATCAAGTCGCTTATAATGTCTTGAAATATATAATACTACATGCAAGTATGATGTAAGTTCAGACATTGACTCACAAGCATGATGCATTAAGATGTAGTATAAACTTTATTTGTAAATGTGTGGCAAATTGACATTCAGATTAGTCTGTCTAATCAACCGACTGCATGTCTTTGTCTCTGAGCTCTTGATGTTCTTCAGACAGTGTGTCTGTGAGGGGTTGCATCTCCTCTGTGAAGTTGAGTTCCTCCTCAACCTGTTCCTCACCGTGAGTGGCGTCTGCACTCTCAGCACAGCTGTTTGAGTCTTCACAAGGCTCTGGCGACATGTGGCGGCAAATGGTGAACGCTGCCGCGAGCTCCTGTAGCCGAGCTTTCTCAGCCTTCAGGTTGACAAGCTCTTTGGTCAGCGGTGTCGCATCTGCGGGAGACTCACAGATTGGATCAATAGGAGTGTCAAGATCTTGACTGACCACTTCTGTTGAGACTGCCACTTCCTCTTTAGTTACTGCAACTTCCTCTGTTGCTTCTGTAGCTTTCTCGGTAGTGACAGATGCAGCAGCCGCTGCATCGTCAGCTCCGGCCTGTTGGGACCCATGGAGCTTCTGAAATAGTGTTTTCCTCTCATCTTGAAGCGCTCTACAGAGATTCTCCAGTTTCTTGGTCTTCAGGGTGAAGAGTTCAAACTCTTTCTCCTTCAGTGCTTTCTGCATGAGAAAATCTTGATCATATTACTCCACATCTACTAGAAAGTCTTTCAGCATTACTTAAACACTGTGTCGAGATTCATTCTCTTGAATCTCATAGTACAGATACTTGTTTAGTTGCAAACATTAACTGTACAGATATGGTTTGCTGCATTCTACAATGTTGCTGTTCTGTATAAACTGAGTAACTTACATCTGCGACCATATCAAGAAGAGCTTTATTGCAGCCATCAAAACGTGATTTCCAGCCCATTGCTTCCTTCTCCAACTTTTTCATCTTCTTTGCCATCTGTAAAATAAATCAACATCTTACCATGTAGGCCTACATAAGACAGACAGCAAGCTGCTTTTGCCatatcaacatattttgttgatcctggaacaacaaacctaaccctacccatgaGTTATCCTTAAAGGGGGgatgtaatgctatttcatgcattctgacttatttacactgttgaagagttggattctcatgctaaacatggacaaagtttcaaaacacgagttggacgtatgatggagtatttctgtgccaaatgaCTACTTCCGGTTTCAGAGAGTTTTTTTCTAGTATGGCCCTTTATCACGTAATAAAGGGCGGAAATCCTTGTATAGacacttctccctgataagcgtgcacACATATCACCCaaagcaagagcacgcccatcaacgcgtTTCGTTCGGGATAcggaagccgagagatttttcaacaatggctgtgtcccaattcaggggttgcaccatttgaaggctgcatacatcatcggtctcatttaagaaaaataaccgttagattgcaacgtaagaaagaaattacagtattttacaccccacaatgaatatcagtcaattttattatggttacttttcttaaatatgacatccttgaagacgtatgcagccttcaaatgcgacctccggaggatgcagcctctgaaatgagatGCAGCCCCTGTAACTGAAGGAGAATGaatttggttgtgagggaaagattacctttttcagcttcccaaagaacccagatTTAAGGGAACAGAGGATGAAGGTTTTTTTCGAGTTGTTCCCGGGATTTCTGTGAtgaatactttgtaaacaagtcccggTTCGATTTGCAGATCGTGGGTGGTGAGCaaagctgcatcagatgtctatgttttgttggcaatcggcgcgcaagtgcatataatgtaaacaacatgaacgCTTATGTTCCCTTTGTACTGCATATGTATTCAAGATTAaaatgagattggcagaaactgtgtgtgatacatAGAAATGTGTCAGCGATACACACCTTATCCATGTCCTGTTTGAAGCTGGCATATACACCATTGCTCTTAGATACTGTTCCTTGGAATTCATCAAACTTCTCAGAATATACAGCAAgctaacagaaaaaaaagtgttattttgtgaaCAAATAcgattagagaaaaaaaaaactaaagatgtgtaatattttatgtaaatttaCCTGGGCCTTCATATCAATCTCTTGTCCTTTCAAAAGTTTAACCTGTATTTTGGCCTCTGCAGCCTGCTTCAGTAACTGGAAAATACACATAGATCGGAAGTAATTGAATAgtcccagaaaaaaaaaaaaatagttcacTTATTTCAGGAGTTAAGTGCATTGCTTAAAAGCACAATGGTGAAAAGTCATGGTTTATATTTCTCTGGACTCAAAATAGCAGCAAGATAAATTAGAGTAATAAATGCAAGATCATTTATGCAATACAAATGTATTTGTAGTTGAGAACATTTTTTctttagatattttactcacATGCTCCTTCTCCAGCTTGTGTTTCTCCTCAGCGTCTTTGAGCATCATGTTGGCCTGTTTAAGTTTTGTCTCCAGTAATTTCTGCTGCAGGTCTCTGTGCTTGAACACTTTTTcaagattctgcatgaaggccAAAAACATGATTATTCAATTATTCTTAAATTCTTCTTATATACTTCTATGCACATTCTACTTAAGGACTAGGTTTGAAACACTTTATTCaaatcagggttattatagttaactaaaacctgTTCATTTCATTCAAGTTTcaattacttgaaataaaataaacataaattgaaatgaaatctaattaaacttattttaaaggCCCACTGCAGTGCCTTGGAACGCACAGCTTTATTCACtgtgttgatgtaatttccAATGAAACAGGTAGACAGGGGATATGACTATCGTCTATGGACCGGAGCAGACTGCTGCTCACGCTGCGGTGGTTCACGTGACACTAACGCAAAAAACGGACTTCATTtgcatcaatggaaagcatatttacactgtctgaatcattcCCTATCCTCtttatagtgcactatgtgccattcaccatataGAAACTAATAAACgtgtgaacaaatgactgatttcagctgcagcttcagcgtctgtttatagtgtatgagggggcgggacttcagattctagagagcatttgattggacagaagatttgatgagaagctgaagtctgcggtgatgtcatgaaaatccacTGTTTAACCTGATGtacaaaaataactaaaactaaaatttaaataaaattaaaaataaaattcccAATTATCCTTAATTAACCCTATATATAACTATAACAGTATCTCTGACTGAAATGATAGGATCTCAGCTCAAACCAAAGTGACGTTTTTCCATACCGCCTCTCGCTGGTCATATTTTGATATGAGGTCCTTGAGTTTCTCAGCCAGGTCACTGTTCTCCTGGCACAGTTTGTTGTTGCGACTGCTGTGTTCCTCGATCTGGGCCTGGATGTCCGTCAGTGTGCTCTGGAAATGCGTAGTGATTTCCTTCCTCTTGAGATCATCTTCACGACACCTCTGTAGAGTTTCTTCCTGCACCAAATACGTCATAAGACAGAAGTAGATATGAGTTGTGTCAAATTCTTATAGTTCtagtaaaaaaaatctgttatagGCTAATGACATAAGTTATCTTAGGTTTTGTTATGTTTGTCAGTAGGGGGCGATCTTGAAATATAAACCCTTTTACTGTGATTTTGTATAGTTTGCCATTTCATTGTTTATTAACactaaaacattgtttattgtAAAGAATGTTTAAAATCTAAGAAATATAACTTTAAATATAACTTCCCCATTAGTTAGGTCCCATTACTTAACGTTAGTtgactaacattaacaatgagcaGCAATAAATTTGCTATTAGCaaataatctttgttaacattagttcaatcatgacaactcttggaATAGTTTTAGCATATTGAATATGGcaatgttaaaggtgcagtaagttaTTTCTCAAAGTAGTTGCTgaacattgttgatatttgaaagcaactaaaataaacacacccctctcttcattgcttcACCCCCAATGCGcaccctccaatcctaaccgCCCTGCTCCAAATTGGTCTCGAACCACGATCGCTGGCAATGCGAGGCAGGTGAACTAACAAGGATGTTAAACGATAAACAACACCACATTCTCTAGCAGCCATCAGCTGCCCTCCTGCATCACcctgcacaactctcactaGCTGGTATCCATAACACACGCAATGCTAGAATGGATGTCTGTTTAGCATTAAAGAAATGCAACAAAATAAtgcttcacaaaaaataaagcgAAGATTATGAATGAACAACAAAttgaacatacagtacataagagtaaatacaaattaaaGCTGAAAGCAGTGATGAAAGGGCCCTTGCATTTGGGCTTACTGCCACCTGGTGGCCTTAGAAAAACTGAACAGTGGGCGATATTCATTTAAGCGGATAAATAAaggagaaatatggcaaagtcatttagATGCACCAGTTGCTGCCAGCAGGTGGTGCTTTGACtattactgaatattgccaagtagatgtcttcaggccaggactattatcaaacgtgaagtttggagcagatcgaacattgtatgcctgagttacaacaacttcctgtttcgcggcgttaatcgcatacattagcacttagccaagtgttgcatgatttaacgtgtttctagtatgtttggtacttcatggcatatttaaatgtgtttctgggagtgaattattGTGCAAAGCATTCCATTTCCTGTTgtcagcaggtggcgctatgactaactgaatattggcatacaGATGTCTTTAGgtcaggactcttatcacacatgtgaagtttggggcagatcagacactgTATGCCCAAGTTACaataacttcctgtttcatggcgaaacatcgaactttgtcaCAGACAAGCCCTTCAGTGAAAAGTAAAGATCTTCGGAATTTAatgtcacaaaggcctttagattagactgaccaaatatgatgttgatctgattgaagctctaggaggagttcgttaaagtacaacgtctggaaatggcaaaaacacaTAGAACATAGAAGACAagaatatctcacttcctgttgggttttcagattttgcacccagggactgttgggctgttacatgtttctgccaaatttcatacctgtcCTAAAGTCCTAAAGCTCTTTCCTGATCAAACCCTTCattttccagtgatattcttatGAGATTTTCTCTTTTggaatgtctctcagccatcctttttctacagtctttcttcaaatctccctcttgctcgttctctctcctccACCGTCATACACCCCCaaatgctgattggctacacgTTTGTTGTTGTGTCTGGTTGTGTCAGTCCAACCAACTTTCAAACAGCGTTTTTCAAATATcacttaccccacctttaatgtatttggCCTTGGCAAACTGTGCTACACTGTTGTTGCTGTtgattgttgctgctgttaatagatacacagacacacTGCTCTGAGAATGTAAGATATGCTACTGCATAATTAGACATACATAAATCCCGCAGCAGATCatggcaggtggagctggggaaggtagAGGGTTTCAGAAGAACAATAGCTTACAACAAACAatgaaccagactatttaaatgttgagcaagcaatctcattggctgcaggatcagACAAAGAgatttcccatttattgactgacacctctcctgtcctgtgtaaacatgatgggtATTCTATTCTTGTTTGAACTGctccctctactgtacaggcgtgaatttgcatttccttcggcctgaagcttattcatttcatttttggtttgaaagGGTCTTAACATTtaccaaaaatagaacttttcataaaaacaaacaaacagcccagcccagatgagaaaaagtaacgcaaaagtaatgtaacatatttctttccataaaaagtaaacaagtaacacaattagtttagttttttatggagtaatattgtaatgcattacttttaaaagtaactttcctcaACACTGGTGATTGCTTGCAGATTGCACAGCCTGCaccctctagagtttcatgactgaactaggtatttaataaaaatgttcattgttagttcatgttagcgcaagtaaattaacaaatattaacagacacaacttttgatttaaaataatgtattagtaaatgttgaaattaa from Megalobrama amblycephala isolate DHTTF-2021 linkage group LG5, ASM1881202v1, whole genome shotgun sequence encodes the following:
- the txlnbb gene encoding taxilin beta b, which gives rise to MESCSQPTNEDTKADVTHDLTEDLGQQLEDIINTYQVNEQPGEPEDVEEEAVPGKAKEHKMEKKMLKGLGKEAMLLMQSLNKLGTPEQKLEALIKKHAELLEEHRSDQKQLKVLQKKLLQVLKEKDQLQSEHSRAVLARSKLEGLCRELQRHNKTLKEETLQRCREDDLKRKEITTHFQSTLTDIQAQIEEHSSRNNKLCQENSDLAEKLKDLISKYDQREANLEKVFKHRDLQQKLLETKLKQANMMLKDAEEKHKLEKEHLLKQAAEAKIQVKLLKGQEIDMKAQLAVYSEKFDEFQGTVSKSNGVYASFKQDMDKMAKKMKKLEKEAMGWKSRFDGCNKALLDMVADKALKEKEFELFTLKTKKLENLCRALQDERKTLFQKLHGSQQAGADDAAAAASVTTEKATEATEEVAVTKEEVAVSTEVVSQDLDTPIDPICESPADATPLTKELVNLKAEKARLQELAAAFTICRHMSPEPCEDSNSCAESADATHGEEQVEEELNFTEEMQPLTDTLSEEHQELRDKDMQSVD